DNA from Globicephala melas chromosome 5, mGloMel1.2, whole genome shotgun sequence:
ATTAGTTCTTCCTGAAGGCAATTTTCCTGTTGTTGGATCTTGCCTACCATGAATAACATTGTGGTATCACAGAAGATTATGCAATGTCGAGTAGGAGAAAAAGTACCATGAGGATGTCAACATTGCCCAAAGACAACTCCAAGTGTTTATGTCATTCCATGTTGTCAGGAACGACTGTTTttcaaacaaagagaaaaactgaggTCAGGGGCTAGGAGAATATCCAGCCATCAATTTCACGAATAAGTTTGCTAAAGATGTGTTGTTTCCCAAACACACAGTCACCAAATGATCACACTGGAATTAGCAAGGGCGAAGCTAGCTGAGCTATGCCTGTTAATGAAATCAATTcttaattgcttttttcttttttcacagctGCAGTTCTATCAAGAATGACCTCAGAACTTCGATGCCAATGCATAAATATACACTCCACACCTTTCCACCCCAAATTTATCAGAGAATTGAGAGTGATTGAGAGTGGACCACACTGTGAAAATTCAGAAATCATGTAAGTAATTTCAAAAGTGATTAGATACTTTACTTTAGTAAACCTAGAATTGAGGAAGGTGGAAGAATCCAGCAAAGTTCTAGGTACTAGGAATACATAGTAAGcaaaacagaaagggaaaattCTTTGTTTCCATGGCATTTAAATATTGTACCCTCCATGACTCATAGCTAAAAATTAGTTTGGACTTACATTTTATGCCTGTACTTAAGGAACCATGACTTGAATGCCAAAGGGATGTTGGAAACCcattaaatactattttaatcATATCTCTCTTATTTCAGTGTTAAGCTTGTCAATGGAAAAGAGGTCTGCTTAAACCCCAAGGAAAAGTGGGTGCAGAAGGTTGTGCAGATATTTTTGAAGaggtaagttgttttttttttaaaatttagattcttCATTTATCCTGGGACGTACAGTTCAGAAGTCAACCTATAAATTTCCTGCTGCtgctgaaaattttcttttaagtatctgcctctttgatttaaaaaaaaatagcagcaaTAGTGAGTTTGTTGTACTCATGACTGGGAGATCATATATCTCAGCTTGTCCAGGGAAGTGTGGGTATATGCCTGTGTCCTGTGTCATTAGTATGACTCTCTCTCAATCTCAGAAGTGTTCTGGTTTACATAACTTATCTGATCTCTCTATTTATAGCTGAAAGTATAGAGTAGTTCTAACACATAAATATCTAAGACTCTCTTAAtttctatattaaatatattttcaagaacCATACATTCCTTCTTATTTAGAACATtgctaattttaaaactttttattttatttcttttcagagcTGAGAAGAAAGATccatgaaaacaacaacaacaaccaaaaatccATTTGTCCTTGGTTTCCAAGAATTCCTCAGTAAAGATACCAAAGAAACTTCAAACAAATCTACTTCAATGCCTCATGTACTGTGTAGGTCTGgtgtagggttgccagataaaatacaggatgcccagttatatttgaatattaagtaaaacaatgaagatttttttcaatgtCCCACATGCATTGTTCCATGTAGGACAcacttatattttagaaattattcatTGTGTACGGTAAATTCAAATTTAGCTGGAAATCCTGTTagtcgtttttgttttttgttaaatcTTGCAACCCTAGTCTGCTGGCCAGGATTCACGAGTCCTTGTtcaactgagcctcagtttcttcttcactCCCAAACTGGAGGAAAACATCTCAGCCACTAACCTACCTCACACAGATGTGAGGGCATGTGGaagtactttaaattttattcagttatGTAAATTAGTTTGAAGTGTAACTTATTcacctatttattatttatatatttatttaagccTCAAATATAATAATGTTTGTGCATGAATttggagaaatggaaaagaaacgtTGTTGATAAGTATAATGATGGTagtgaatttatatttattttttatactaagTGATGTATTACAGAACTACTTTGATCAAGGCTGTTATATTATGATCACAGTGGCCAGATTTAGcgaattaatagaaaataaacaaaaaacacatccagttgatttttctttcagataaacaataaataattttttagtataaatacatcattatttatctgaaattttaattGTGTTGGCAACCCTACTTTTAATATGCCTGGTCTGGTCTTGTCACTGCAAGCCTTATTATGCAGTGCTGTGTTAAATCACCTGAATCCTGAGTTATGACTATCTTTCTCAAAACAGCAAAAATTCACCAGGGAATATGAATAAAgtaattttttgttatttcttatttatttattctgaacAATTAgattcttataattttatttaaattattgtgtattttaacatcaactttattttttactttaagatGGTTTTATGTGTTCCCAAAGAGACTCTTTCTACTGTTTTTGATAGTATGAAAATATGAATGTATctataagacatttaaaataaaattaattgtcAAAGTCATCAGGGGTTTGTCTGTTTTCCTTTGGTAAAgatttattgtattattcatttatattaaaaatcataCTTTGATTTAGAAAACATAAGTGCTTTCCCttagtattttatatatcatGTGGAAAATTACCAACCTTTATTTGTAGAAAAGCATAACTCCTTTCCAGAGATGGATTACAATCAGTAGTTTCTTCCATAgaatcatgaaaatattctcaactCCCTACTGTATACCATTTTGCTAATAAGGGTGACTTCAGATTTTCAACAGATAGCCTAGGTGTCTGTACAGCTTAACACATCTGGGCACTCAGTGAAAGCGGGAAGAAGGTACACATTATAAGGCACTTCTCAGCTAATTGAGGAAAACTGTACATCTGagacaaagaaattttaaatatgattaaaGACAGAgcatatttgaaaacaaatcaaacaaaactcttaaaactaaaaACACAGTCTAACAAAAAACTCGGTGGCTGAGTTTTCTAACAGATTTGACACAgctgaaaagaaaactggagattagaaaataaacccaaagaactttatctgaaatttaaatcagAGAGATAAAGAGTCagtaaattggaaagaaaaatagaaagaaagacatAGAGGATGTCCAACTGGATTTTTACAAGCAGATCCCAGCTCATTTACTATTGCTGTTGGGTATTTTAAGTCCATGGTTTTCTTTTAGAGCTCCACAATTTGGGGTGAGGAAGAGAGTGCgctcttattttctcatttgttcgTTCACATTGCAACCTACTTTTCCTATGCCATTTATCTCCTTACAATCGCTCTGGGTACCTGCAACTGCCGTTTTCTCTCTGAGTCAACTTTATCAGTGGTGTAGAGCAAAGCCCGTTCTCTTCTAATTCCCAGTGCACGTTAACACAAAGGTGTGCAGCATAATAGAATTAATAAAAGATTTGAGAGTTATGTACAAACAGGAACCAACTGAAAATTCAACGCCTGTAGTTTCTGTTCCTAGAAACATTGCTTCCCTCTAGAGTTAATTTCTCCCTGCTTATAGATCTTCTCTGGTCCTGCTGTGGGGCCTCTTCTTCATCAGAGTTCTGCCTAAATTtcatttccatattcttttccatattcttttttcatattcaggTTCTCTTGTCCTACCCACTTTTGTAATCATCTTGTGGATCTCATACACAGtgaataaaaaagataacaaacaaacaattttttaaaaaatgatgatggGAGAGATACAGGCCTCTTCAGAAGCAGATAGCAAGGAGTTATCTAATCTAGGTAGCCTAGGCTTCCCTGAGAAAATATAAACTAGAGTCTGAAGGATGAGTACGAGTTAGCCACACAAAGGGAAGAAGGACGTGTGGGGAAGAGTGGTCTAGAAGGCAAGGGAGAAGTAATTTGTGTGATTTGAGAAGTGAAAGAATATTAGTGTGACAGGAGTTTGGCTTGAAACAGAACAAGTACTAACAGATGAAGCTATGCTAAATGGACTGTGGAAAGCTCTAAAGGGCTTAGATTTGGAATTGAAAAGTTCTACTGGATTCCGATTACCTTCATTTTAAATGGTGAGCATTATAAGCTATTCTTCTTCCTGGGTTACCTTGCATAAAGCAATGGGGAGCCATACAAAGCAACCCAAAAGTCTGATCTTGGGGGAATTTTAATGTCATTTGGGGGTTGAATCATCAGAAAACTCCCAACCTTATACAAAACCTCTTAAGGTGTTAAGTGCACATCCTTAATATGACCAATGTCCAACCCTGAAGGCAAAGTAAAGACATCTGCACCAATTTGGTGAATCTTAataatgatactttaaaaaatctacctCTTAATTCCATTTTTGTCACTTTTAAAATATGCCAGACGCTTTTCCTCACTCTCATCTATATTAGCACTGTCTATAAGACAACAAAGCATTCCACTGAAAAGACAATTAAGTGGATCAAATTGAAGATTAGGCATCATGTAAacaagccaaaaaggaaaaatgaaaaagagtaaaagagagaCGATGTGAGAacaagagtgagagagaaggaagagccaGTAAATTTGCGGAATtgacaattttgttttattttgcttcaatGATAttagtaaaatatgtatatagacACGAGTTTTATTTGTATAGACACAGACTTAAACACAAAATTGAGCGTGCAATTTATTACCCtatacatttaatccatttgtgtGGATTACAAAATACAAACCAAATTTTTCCAAGTAGaaacatgaatataaatatagaGGTACACACAATAAAAAAGTATGGAGAGACAATAAAATGTTCACGTTAAAATTGAATTAAGTGTAAAATACTATAACACATACATTGTACATACAACATACAAATCAAGTAATTTTTATAATTGCCCTTTTTTTGCTAGATAAGCATCAGAAAATAGATTCATAGGTTGAAGTTACCTAAGCAAAATCTTTTATTCTCAAGATTTTAGTAAATAAGTATCAatagataattatttttactgtAATAGATCTATTTTGCCATTTTCTTCTTCAGAAGAAAAACTATTTTGATTTTTGCTTGTGGTAGTAATATagctaaaaaaaaattgcttaagaTTGTATTAACTCTGCAATAACAAAAGAAAGCTTAGATAACGATTTCTCCATTACCCACTTAAAAAGATAGTCAGAGAACAATTGCCTCAAGTGTGGTA
Protein-coding regions in this window:
- the CXCL8 gene encoding interleukin-8, translating into MTSKLAIALLAAFLLSAALCKAAVLSRMTSELRCQCINIHSTPFHPKFIRELRVIESGPHCENSEIIVKLVNGKEVCLNPKEKWVQKVVQIFLKRAEKKDP